A single genomic interval of Arthrobacter globiformis harbors:
- a CDS encoding nuclear transport factor 2 family protein, whose product MSEVVNRLAAAMNAHDLEAAAALFHHDYRSSQPAHPGRAFVGRAQMHANWQAMFAGIPDFRAELVGSVDDGNTTWSEWSWTGNRADGQRFRARGVVLFEITGGLITAGRLYMEELENIEEGIESAVHSMSGRTPDKPQD is encoded by the coding sequence ATGAGCGAGGTTGTAAACCGTCTGGCAGCGGCGATGAATGCCCACGACCTCGAGGCGGCCGCCGCGCTGTTCCATCATGACTACCGCAGTAGTCAACCTGCCCACCCAGGCAGGGCCTTCGTTGGCCGAGCGCAAATGCATGCGAACTGGCAGGCGATGTTCGCCGGTATCCCCGACTTCCGCGCGGAGCTGGTTGGTTCAGTCGATGACGGGAACACCACGTGGAGCGAATGGTCCTGGACCGGAAACCGAGCAGACGGGCAGCGGTTCCGGGCCCGTGGAGTAGTCCTCTTCGAAATCACCGGAGGCCTGATAACGGCGGGCCGGCTCTACATGGAGGAACTCGAAAACATAGAGGAAGGCATCGAATCAGCCGTGCACTCCATGTCGGGGCGGACGCCGGACAAGCCACAGGACTGA